The region GCTCATTCATGAAAACTCCTAATTTATTATCAATCTGTTTGATTTAcatgcatatgtttttttttgttagaaacaattttcaatgtattttcttatttttatgttttttttttccccaaatattgATTGGTGCTGCTGAACTACAATTTTCACCAATATGCAggttatgaaatgaaataaataagggTTAAGAAGTACAAATCAATAACTCAATTCTTATCTGACAGCTATATGTTTTCACATGTTAGATCATAAGGACATCAAGTAACAGCTGTGTTACAGTCTAAAGGTTatgagtttgaatcccgctAACCATGGCATCCAtgagtatttaccctgaattgatgcaagaagaatacccagctgtataaatgagtaaatcaacGTAAAGTGGCTTGCCTAATATTGTAAGCCACCTTGAGAAACGGTGTCaactaaaaaaatacattatcgTGAATTTTCAAAACATCATTCAGTGTTCCGCCTCGTGCCATCAACACCTGTCTCACACAGGGGCCTGCGAGGGGACATTGGCATGTTCCACCTGTCACCTCatttttgatgaaaatgtttACAAGAACCTGGAGCCGATTGCGGATGAAGAGCTGGACATGCTGGACTTGGCGTATGGGCTAACTAAAACGTGAGTGGCCACCTGTATAATTGAGTACCGTTAATTGTATAGGTTCATATTACATGATTTAACTGCAGACATGGGAGACAAATGCACATTGCTGGCTTCTCCAGAAGAGACATAAGTCACATCTCAGTTCATAGGGTCAGTCAGGCAATACTATAGTAATCATATGTTACTAAATATTAGAAGAGGTTCGGTACATAGATGGTGCTGGAGTTTAAACCAGTATACtggagtaaaccagtgcaatacacaacgctatttatatttataattatatataattatatctatatctattatatctatttatcacatcgtatgtcttactcacactccattgcatttgtatagaacatacctgtacatacatacaatgtctagtgactatttttgtatattgggtactttatatttttatatattctttatccttcattcacatattctgtcttctcatctgtcttgtcactgtcattctgtctgtgctgtggaactttctgtcaccaagacaacttccttgtatgtgtgaacatacttggcaataaagctcgttctgattctgattctgattctaaaacaCAACCTTTAATGCTTTCCTAAGAGTTCCAAAGGATGTCACTGGTGCACCATCTAATATAATATATCATATTATATATAGCTTTTCctgttggggcagctggtagtgttgtagTTAGAGCTGGTACCTTTggcccaaaaggttgcaggtctaaTTCCTgcatccagctgtagtgcccttgagccaggtacttaccttaaattgcaccagtaaaattacccagctatataaatgggtaaataattcttagttgctttggggaaaagtaccTGCCGaatgaagtgtaaatgtgtaacaGGAAGAGAGACCAGCTGCTAACAAAACTTCTCCTTGGTGACACAGCAACTAGACCTGTTGCCTTGGTCTGAAtccccactcttgctgtagtaccactgcaaaaagtacttaacctgaactgatgcagtgaaaaaTGCCCAATTGTATAGATTAttatagcttagtgtacaaaattAAGGATATatgttgttctggagaaaagcaggtgCTAAGTGAACATCTGGCACATTCTCATCTCACTTGAGTGACAGCGAGCATGACACTGGGTTCTCTCTTGTTGCTAGATCGAGGCTCGGTTGCCAGGTATGCGTacaaaaatggatggatggcatgACGGTGCGAGTGCCACGGGATGTCAAGGATCTGAGAAACGTCAAGGAGTCTGCGGAGAACCAGTGACGTCACACTGAAACACCCACTCGTCCCCGGTGGCGTCACCTGGTGCACAGCCCATGTTTCCTTTCCTTGCTTATACAAAAATGCCAAATGTCCTTACTGTTCTGCTCCACAAAAAGTCCTTGAGAGATGTGTATATATCTGTGGTTTTAGTCCGTTCTTTTTGCTTCATGTCTCCTTAATCATTGAGCATTTCtacaattaaatgtaattaagatGAGCTTCTTGGCCACTTTCAAGACAGGATGAATAATACAAGGTTTACTaacttaaataaataacctagacagttttctttgtttcccaaATGTGTAAAAACGTATTGCTTTGCGTGCATGTATATGAGCAAAATCACACTCTgctccagacacacacaaaccgaACAACATAAATATTTCGAATCTGAAAATATCTTCCCTTAAGGCAGTAATTGTGTTaattctgtttaatttattttatagaacATTTATAACACAAATATAATTACAGCAGCTTCAGAAGcagttaatttttgtaattagGCTGATGGTATTGTCCTCTGGGCGGAGATGTAAAGCAAAAGGGAAGCTCCTGagagtattacacacacacacttcctgaaccgcttgtcctattcgcagttgcggggagccagagcctaacctggcaatacagggcataaggctagagggagaggggacacacccaggacaggacgccagtccatcgcaaggcaccccaagcaggactcgaaccctagacccaccagagagcaggacccggtccaacccactgcaccaccaccaccacagccccctctGAGAATATTaactgttttaaatttgttatgTATAGAAAAtgatacagaaaataaaagctgctttttaaatgttgcttcCAGaactcatcatcatcaaaatATAAGTTAATATCCAAATACCAGATCTACTAGAACTGTCTTCATTATTATTCCATCGTTATTGTTCTTCAAGTTCTCCTGGCCATGACATTGAAAACCTCCTAATTGATGGATATTTCCCAGATCCATTAGCAGAACTGAATTGGGCAAATCCATGAAAAGGTGGACATGGAACAATAAATAAGAGCTGAGAGCTAGTGGAAATCATACATTTTGATGTCTGTCACCTCCCATATGTTTTTGGTGATGCTGTTAAAGACACCCAAGTCAACTGTCACCACAAACAGTGACATTTTGAATGATATTTTTAGCTAGGATTACAGATAATGTAGTAATTTGCAAAAAGTTCAACTTGGAACTAACAGTCTGTACTAGTTTTTCTCCGCAAATAGCTCCAAAGATAGTTCTAGCACACATGTAACGTCAGTCACAAAAACTGTCAACGCACTTTTCTGTTAAGCCACCCTTTCAATTAAATACCATTCTCTCATAATTCTCTCACTAAAGGTCATGAGTAACCTATTCATGAATTCATCCTATTCAACCTCTTCAACAAAACTTAAATTCAACTATTTGTGCCGACATGCCAGGGGTTGAAATCTGTAACGTCAGTCACATTATGTAATGTCAGACccagtttcattttaaagttaatTGGTATCCTAAAAAATAGGTGGCAAcacataattatttatatttgtacaaCAGATGGCTTTTATTAGTTCCTCTGTACTTCCTACACTGCTTATGGTCATTGGTGTGTGAAAATTTTGCCTAAGTTTTTTATCAGGAggggtcacagtggtgcagtgggttggtccgggtcctgctctccggtgggtctggggttcgagtcctgcttggggtgccttacgagggactggtgtcacagggtgaaaggctggaggtggagggggcacacccaggacaggacaggacagaacaccaggctgtccaacccactgtgcccctccATTTCTTTCACATAACCCTCTTATCTGTAATATCAGTTATGATGGATTTACAGCTGTACAAGAATCCATGAACAAAAATATATGTGATCCACATGACTTTTTTTCACAAGTATTACGATGAAATAGGTTCATATTCATATCACAGCAGAAGTATATTGACCACTAGGTCAGGATACATGCACTGAAGGTTCTCAAAATGCCCAATTGCCATCCCCAT is a window of Scleropages formosus chromosome 14, fSclFor1.1, whole genome shotgun sequence DNA encoding:
- the fdx1b gene encoding ferredoxin 1b, with amino-acid sequence MASVARIRSPVSLVLCGAPRVWSRTFSRNRALHSGSQEPSKGDKILLHFINQSGVKITTSVTEGASLLEVVINKNLDISGFGACEGTLACSTCHLIFDENVYKNLEPIADEELDMLDLAYGLTKTSRLGCQVCVQKWMDGMTVRVPRDVKDLRNVKESAENQ